Proteins encoded within one genomic window of Halobacteroides halobius DSM 5150:
- a CDS encoding ABC transporter permease produces the protein MAVIDLLTTKIPIGNWVEAIVNFIITNFSGVLNDFSNTIRTIINGFEAILSFGHPFLLIGVLALIAWLVKRDIGLVSFVVLGLSLILNLGMWEPLVITMASILTSVFVCLILGIPIGVLKAHSKIVDVITRPLLDFMQTIPPFVYLIPALMFFGLGNVSGVIATVVFAIAPPIRLTYLGIKQVSEELKEAGRAFGCTPFEMLYKVELPAALPSIMMGINQCIMLSLSMVVIAAMIGAGGLGKPVLRSLSTVDIGLGFEAGLGVVVLAIVLDRLFGRD, from the coding sequence ATGGCAGTAATTGATCTTTTAACGACTAAAATACCAATAGGAAATTGGGTAGAAGCTATAGTAAATTTTATTATCACTAATTTTAGTGGAGTTTTAAATGATTTTTCAAATACAATTCGCACAATAATAAATGGATTTGAAGCTATATTATCTTTTGGGCATCCTTTTTTATTGATTGGGGTTTTAGCATTAATAGCGTGGTTGGTAAAAAGAGATATAGGATTAGTTTCTTTTGTAGTACTTGGTTTATCATTGATTTTAAATTTAGGAATGTGGGAACCATTAGTAATTACAATGGCTTCTATTCTTACTTCAGTATTTGTTTGTTTAATATTAGGGATACCAATTGGTGTTTTAAAAGCTCATAGTAAAATAGTAGATGTTATAACCCGCCCACTACTTGATTTTATGCAGACGATTCCTCCATTTGTGTATTTAATACCAGCTTTGATGTTCTTTGGTTTAGGAAATGTCTCTGGAGTTATAGCTACAGTGGTTTTTGCAATTGCACCACCAATTAGATTAACTTATTTGGGGATAAAGCAGGTTTCTGAGGAACTAAAAGAAGCAGGTAGAGCATTTGGATGTACTCCTTTTGAGATGTTATATAAAGTTGAATTACCAGCGGCTTTACCATCAATTATGATGGGAATCAACCAATGTATTATGCTTTCTTTATCTATGGTAGTAATTGCAGCTATGATTGGTGCCGGTGGATTAGGAAAACCAGTATTAAGGTCTCTATCAACGGTTGATATTGGTTTAGGTTTTGAAGCTGGTTTAGGAGTAGTTGTTTTAGCTATAGTATTAGATCGTTTATTTGGTCGAGATTAA
- a CDS encoding ABC transporter substrate-binding protein codes for MFKKKSMILVLSLALILTLSVGCAQQKEAQNKTTKKVTFGYVSWPGVTVKTHVAKEVLESLGYKVDIKSIPETVIYKGMENDEIDAFLGNWMPTMKVNFKPYRKKGVIKNIKVNLAEALYQTAVPKYVWEAGVKSMADLHKYAEKFDSRIVGLEPGNSGNLVIKEAIDNNTYKLGNWKLQSGSTAAMLAAVDRATKTKEWIAFNGWKPHWMNIKFDLKYLKDPKGIWGAADKVYTAARPELEKKMPNFYKFLKQFEVSSQMQSQWILEYQKKGRPPEKVATEWIKSNLDIVKEWVAGLKTANGKDALKAIKKEFK; via the coding sequence ATGTTTAAGAAAAAAAGTATGATTTTAGTACTTAGTTTAGCTTTAATCTTAACATTATCAGTAGGATGTGCTCAACAAAAAGAAGCACAGAATAAAACAACAAAAAAAGTTACTTTTGGGTATGTAAGTTGGCCCGGAGTAACTGTAAAGACTCATGTAGCCAAGGAAGTTTTAGAATCTTTAGGGTATAAGGTAGATATTAAAAGTATCCCCGAAACAGTTATTTATAAAGGGATGGAAAATGATGAGATTGATGCTTTTTTAGGTAATTGGATGCCAACTATGAAGGTTAATTTCAAGCCATATAGAAAAAAAGGTGTAATTAAGAATATAAAGGTAAACTTAGCAGAGGCACTATATCAGACTGCAGTTCCTAAATATGTTTGGGAAGCAGGAGTTAAGTCTATGGCTGATTTACACAAGTATGCTGAAAAATTTGATAGTAGAATAGTTGGTTTGGAGCCAGGTAATTCTGGGAATTTAGTTATTAAAGAAGCTATAGATAATAACACTTATAAACTAGGAAATTGGAAATTACAAAGTGGTAGTACAGCAGCTATGTTAGCAGCTGTAGATAGAGCAACTAAAACTAAAGAGTGGATTGCTTTTAATGGCTGGAAACCTCATTGGATGAATATTAAGTTTGATCTTAAATACTTAAAAGATCCAAAGGGTATTTGGGGAGCAGCTGATAAGGTTTATACTGCTGCTCGACCAGAACTGGAGAAAAAGATGCCTAACTTTTACAAATTTTTAAAGCAGTTTGAGGTTAGTTCTCAAATGCAAAGTCAATGGATTTTAGAATACCAAAAGAAAGGGCGTCCCCCAGAAAAGGTTGCTACAGAATGGATTAAAAGTAACTTAGATATAGTTAAAGAATGGGTAGCTGGTTTAAAGACAGCAAACGGTAAAGATGCTCTAAAGGCTATTAAAAAAGAATTTAAGTAA
- a CDS encoding quaternary amine ABC transporter ATP-binding protein, with protein sequence MDSVEINNLSKIFGKKPEQGINLTKKGKSKDEILEETGLTVGVNNVDFEIKSEEIFVIMGLSGSGKSTLLRCLNRLIEPTAGEVKIDGTNLMDLNKQELREIRRDKFGMVFQNFALFPHRTVLENTEFGLEIKDVPEEERETRAKEALTKVGLDGWEDKKPDELSGGMQQRVGLARALAVDPDILLMDEPFSALDPLIKREMQNQLLDLFDEMKKTIIFITHDLDEALKLGDRIAIMKDGEIVQIGNHEEILTNAKNDYVRDFVQDVNRSRLLTAEDVMVDPLSVVYVYGQDGPRAAMHKMEHNGISSIFAVNENKELEGIVTMEDALEAVKDDKEDLSGLVNEIVTARPDENMEDLFAKIADLNCPLPVVNENNKLLGIIVKSRVLANLAGEDVI encoded by the coding sequence GTGGATAGTGTAGAGATTAATAATCTTTCCAAAATTTTCGGGAAGAAACCTGAACAAGGAATTAATTTAACAAAAAAAGGAAAGTCTAAAGATGAAATTTTGGAAGAAACAGGATTAACTGTAGGAGTTAATAATGTTGATTTTGAAATAAAATCCGAAGAAATCTTTGTAATTATGGGGTTATCTGGGAGTGGTAAGTCAACATTATTAAGGTGTTTAAATAGATTAATTGAACCTACAGCAGGGGAAGTAAAAATAGATGGTACCAATTTAATGGATTTAAACAAGCAAGAACTTCGTGAAATTAGAAGAGATAAATTTGGCATGGTATTTCAGAACTTTGCTTTGTTTCCACATAGAACTGTATTAGAAAATACTGAATTTGGGTTAGAAATAAAAGATGTACCTGAAGAAGAAAGAGAGACTAGAGCTAAAGAAGCCTTGACTAAAGTAGGTTTAGATGGTTGGGAAGATAAGAAGCCTGATGAATTAAGTGGGGGAATGCAACAGCGAGTAGGCTTAGCTAGAGCTTTAGCTGTTGATCCTGATATTTTATTAATGGATGAACCATTTAGTGCTTTAGATCCTTTAATTAAACGAGAGATGCAGAATCAATTATTAGACTTATTTGATGAAATGAAGAAGACAATTATCTTCATTACCCATGATTTAGATGAAGCTTTAAAATTAGGAGATAGAATTGCAATCATGAAAGATGGAGAAATAGTTCAAATAGGAAATCATGAAGAAATTTTGACAAATGCTAAGAATGATTATGTAAGAGACTTTGTGCAAGATGTTAATCGTTCTCGCTTATTGACTGCAGAAGATGTTATGGTTGACCCATTATCAGTAGTTTATGTTTATGGGCAGGATGGTCCACGGGCTGCCATGCATAAGATGGAGCATAATGGAATATCTAGTATTTTTGCAGTCAATGAAAATAAAGAATTGGAAGGAATAGTTACAATGGAGGATGCTCTAGAAGCAGTTAAAGATGATAAGGAAGATTTATCTGGACTAGTTAATGAAATAGTAACTGCTAGGCCAGATGAAAATATGGAAGACCTATTTGCTAAAATTGCTGATTTGAACTGTCCTTTACCAGTAGTTAATGAAAATAATAAATTATTGGGGATCATAGTTAAAAGTAGAGTATTAGCTAATTTAGCTGGAGAGGATGTAATTTAA
- the sigK gene encoding RNA polymerase sporulation sigma factor SigK, which produces MVPIFLSEAIVSLLDGIMLLISYISDGTTFPQPLTAEEEKECLKRIKQGDMEAKNKLIEHNMRLVAHIVKKYDGARADSEDLISIGSVGLIKAIESFDPDRKTRLATYAARCIENEILMHLRKTKKLKNEKFLHDPIGSDKEGNEISLIDILGTDVDIVSEEVELVLEQEKLYKRLQNLSNRERKVLEMRYGLKDGKSKTQREIAQQLGISRSYVSRIEKKAVNELHKMFT; this is translated from the coding sequence ATGGTGCCTATTTTTTTATCTGAAGCAATAGTTAGTTTATTAGATGGGATAATGCTTTTAATATCCTATATTTCTGATGGGACTACTTTTCCTCAACCATTAACTGCTGAAGAAGAGAAGGAATGTTTAAAAAGAATAAAGCAAGGTGATATGGAAGCAAAAAATAAATTAATTGAACATAATATGAGATTAGTAGCTCATATAGTAAAAAAGTATGATGGAGCTAGAGCTGATAGTGAAGATTTAATCTCTATTGGTTCAGTGGGGTTAATTAAAGCAATTGAAAGTTTTGATCCAGATAGAAAGACTAGATTAGCAACCTATGCTGCTCGATGTATAGAAAATGAGATTTTGATGCATTTAAGGAAAACTAAAAAACTAAAAAATGAGAAATTTCTACATGATCCTATTGGATCAGATAAAGAAGGAAATGAAATTAGTTTAATTGATATTTTAGGAACAGATGTAGATATTGTTAGTGAAGAAGTTGAATTAGTTTTAGAACAAGAAAAGTTATACAAAAGATTACAAAACTTAAGTAATAGAGAACGAAAAGTGTTAGAAATGAGATATGGATTGAAGGATGGGAAATCAAAAACCCAACGAGAGATTGCTCAACAATTAGGAATTTCTCGTTCTTATGTTTCAAGAATTGAAAAAAAAGCGGTTAATGAATTGCATAAAATGTTTACTTGA
- a CDS encoding DUF4911 domain-containing protein, which yields MTSTSIIKIKVPKQELAFIDKIIKAYEGLAMVTVIGTEGEIGLLRLEVTSGTKEDILKIIKDLQKKVNLEIVKK from the coding sequence ATGACTAGCACTTCTATAATAAAAATAAAAGTTCCTAAACAAGAATTAGCTTTTATAGATAAAATAATTAAGGCTTACGAAGGGTTAGCAATGGTAACAGTGATAGGTACTGAGGGAGAAATTGGTTTATTGAGATTAGAAGTAACTTCTGGAACAAAAGAAGATATCTTGAAAATAATAAAAGACTTACAGAAAAAGGTTAATCTGGAGATAGTTAAAAAGTAA
- the udk gene encoding uridine kinase, with the protein MSKPVLIGITGGTGSGKTTVANTIIEELGDDNISMIQQDSYYKNQDHLDFEERKNTNYDHPFAFDTDLLLEHLKQLLAGESINKPVYSFKRHTRTDKIIPVKSKEVIILEGILILENEAIRDLLDIKVYVDTDNDVRFIRRLLRDIEERERTMNSVVNQYLDVVRPMHQQFVEPTKKYADVIIPEGGYNKVAVDLLVTKIKTLIKELNSDD; encoded by the coding sequence ATGAGCAAGCCAGTTTTAATAGGCATTACAGGAGGTACTGGATCTGGTAAAACCACTGTAGCTAACACGATTATAGAAGAGTTAGGCGATGATAATATTTCGATGATTCAGCAAGATTCCTATTATAAGAATCAGGATCATTTAGATTTTGAAGAGAGAAAAAATACTAATTATGACCATCCTTTTGCTTTTGATACTGATTTATTATTAGAGCATCTTAAACAATTACTAGCTGGAGAGTCAATTAATAAGCCAGTTTATAGTTTTAAGCGTCATACTCGAACCGATAAGATAATACCAGTTAAATCCAAAGAAGTAATTATTTTAGAAGGAATTTTAATTTTAGAAAATGAAGCTATTAGAGATCTATTAGATATTAAAGTTTATGTTGATACAGATAATGATGTAAGGTTTATTAGACGATTATTAAGAGACATAGAAGAAAGAGAACGGACTATGAATTCTGTAGTTAATCAGTATCTTGATGTGGTAAGACCGATGCATCAGCAATTTGTTGAACCAACTAAAAAGTATGCTGATGTAATCATTCCTGAAGGAGGCTATAATAAGGTAGCTGTTGATTTATTAGTTACTAAAATCAAGACATTAATTAAGGAGTTAAATAGTGATGACTAG